TCCTCGGACCCGATCCACGGATACCCCTCCCTTCCCGAGGATAGGTCCCGCGAATTGACGGGACTCTAGATGGTGGCCGGGCGTGTGTCAACGGAATTTTCGAGGAAAGATAGCCGTCCCGCGTATCGTGGTCCGGCCACCTCCGCAGCCTCCGCATCGTTCCTCGTAACTATTTGAGCGCTTTTCCGAAAACGTCAATAGCTTCCGCCGTCAAGCTCTCACCGTCGAGCTTGACCTTCGGCGTCGGCGTGTGCGAAGCTAACCCGGATCATGAGCCGGATTCAGAGGCTCCAGTGGAAGTTCGAGATCTTCGGAGAGCTGCTGGCGTTCCTGTGGGAGCGCAAGCTCTTCTGGATGATCCCGATGGTGGCGATCATCGTGGTGTTCGGGATGCTGTTGGTCCTGGCCCAGACCTCCGTTATCGCCCCCTTCATCTACACACTGTTCTGACCCCGGCCGCGATGCCCCTGCTCCGCGCCGTGTGGGCCGGGTGGGTCCGGATCGCCCACGCGATCGGCCGCGTCCAGAGCCGCGTCGTCCTCACGGTCCTCTACTTCGTCCTCCTGGGCCCCTTCGCCCTGGGCGTCCGGCTGCTGGCCGACCCGCTCCAGCTCCGGCGGCGGCCGGGCGGCTCCCACTGGCTCCCCCGTGCCGCGTCGCCGGCCAGCC
The sequence above is a segment of the Candidatus Methylomirabilota bacterium genome. Coding sequences within it:
- a CDS encoding DUF5989 family protein produces the protein MSRIQRLQWKFEIFGELLAFLWERKLFWMIPMVAIIVVFGMLLVLAQTSVIAPFIYTLF
- a CDS encoding SxtJ family membrane protein, translated to MPLLRAVWAGWVRIAHAIGRVQSRVVLTVLYFVLLGPFALGVRLLADPLQLRRRPGGSHWLPRAASPASLEAFRKQ